In one window of Desulfurella amilsii DNA:
- a CDS encoding L-lactate permease, with the protein MDFFIAISPILIVLVGMFVFNRYGTFVSILGWLFCVVIAIYYFKTPFSVAIGATLMGIVKALGISLAVIFTMFLIFLVSETKALLRIIDYIKDITSNKEEQTIFLGMGFGSLSKALGMVTPAIFPLIFRLLGFSHSSCYCNKYPLL; encoded by the coding sequence ATGGATTTTTTTATTGCAATTTCGCCTATATTGATAGTTTTAGTTGGAATGTTTGTGTTCAATCGCTATGGAACTTTTGTATCCATTCTTGGCTGGCTATTTTGCGTAGTTATTGCCATTTATTATTTTAAAACACCATTTAGTGTGGCAATAGGAGCAACATTAATGGGCATTGTAAAAGCCTTGGGCATATCTTTGGCAGTGATTTTTACAATGTTTTTAATCTTTTTAGTGAGCGAAACAAAGGCTTTATTAAGGATTATTGATTACATTAAAGATATAACATCCAATAAAGAAGAACAAACTATATTTTTGGGTATGGGTTTTGGTAGTTTGTCTAAAGCACTTGGTATGGTTACACCTGCTATATTTCCGCTAATATTTAGGTTACTAGGGTTTAGCCATAGTAGCTGCTATTGCAATAAGTATCCTTTGTTATGA
- a CDS encoding L-lactate permease, with the protein MAWYGMGVIGGKLLPTASFAHNNMDIIIAQSFAHSFGSFYPLIAPFLGLIEAVVGGSATASNVLFAKIQWEATISTVGINSFMWIYAAHAVGGGIASAITPSKITNAAATIGVGGKEEAQFIKATILPVLFMCLLVGILSMIFLYL; encoded by the coding sequence ATGGCGTGGTATGGTATGGGTGTTATAGGTGGAAAATTGTTACCAACAGCAAGTTTTGCACACAACAATATGGATATTATTATCGCACAAAGCTTTGCGCATAGTTTTGGCTCATTTTACCCATTAATAGCGCCATTCTTGGGTTTAATTGAAGCGGTTGTAGGTGGTAGTGCCACTGCATCTAATGTTTTATTTGCAAAAATTCAATGGGAGGCTACAATATCAACTGTAGGGATAAATTCATTTATGTGGATTTATGCGGCCCATGCTGTAGGAGGTGGTATAGCATCAGCTATTACGCCATCAAAAATTACAAACGCCGCAGCTACAATTGGCGTTGGTGGCAAAGAAGAAGCTCAATTTATCAAGGCAACAATTTTGCCAGTACTTTTTATGTGTTTACTAGTTGGGATTTTGTCTATGATATTCTTATATTTGTAA
- the fbp gene encoding class 1 fructose-bisphosphatase: MALMNLSRFILEEQRRFKEATGDFTIILEQIAFASKIIAREVNKAGLVNILGSLETQNVFGETQQKLDVFANQKMIEALEHIGKVCAMASEEVETAIEIPSKYQKGKYVVVFDPLDGSSNIDVNVSIGTIFGIFRKKEEECLLVDNLLQKGRDLIAAGYVVYGSSTMFVYCAGSTVNGFTLDPSVGEFLLSHPNIKTPQKGNIYSVNEANSNKWDKKVREYIETLKSEGYTSRYIGSLVSDFHRNLLKGGVFLYPADEKNKKGKLRLLYEAFPLSYIVEHAGGASCDGTIDILDKVPQTLHDRTPLIIGSKHEVDLFKKVMVS; encoded by the coding sequence ATGGCTTTGATGAACTTAAGTAGGTTTATATTAGAAGAACAAAGGCGATTCAAGGAAGCAACAGGTGATTTTACAATCATTTTGGAGCAAATTGCCTTTGCTTCAAAAATCATAGCAAGAGAGGTAAATAAAGCTGGTTTGGTAAATATTTTAGGCAGTCTAGAAACCCAAAATGTGTTTGGTGAAACCCAACAAAAACTCGATGTATTTGCCAATCAAAAAATGATTGAGGCTCTAGAGCACATAGGCAAAGTGTGTGCTATGGCTTCTGAAGAAGTTGAAACTGCCATAGAAATACCTAGTAAGTATCAAAAAGGCAAATATGTTGTGGTATTTGACCCACTTGATGGATCTTCCAATATAGATGTGAATGTCAGCATTGGTACAATTTTTGGTATTTTTAGAAAAAAAGAAGAAGAATGTTTGTTGGTGGATAATCTATTACAAAAAGGGAGAGATTTAATTGCTGCTGGCTATGTTGTGTATGGTTCTTCTACTATGTTTGTGTATTGTGCAGGCAGCACTGTCAATGGTTTTACGCTAGATCCTAGTGTGGGTGAGTTTTTGCTATCGCACCCTAATATCAAAACACCTCAAAAGGGCAATATATATAGTGTAAATGAAGCAAATTCAAACAAGTGGGACAAAAAGGTACGAGAATACATTGAAACTTTAAAAAGTGAAGGATATACATCACGCTATATTGGCTCACTTGTGTCAGATTTTCATAGAAATCTACTAAAAGGTGGTGTATTTTTATATCCAGCAGACGAAAAGAACAAAAAAGGAAAACTAAGGCTATTATACGAAGCCTTCCCTCTTTCTTACATAGTTGAACATGCTGGCGGTGCATCTTGCGATGGCACAATTGATATATTAGATAAAGTTCCGCAAACACTTCATGATAGGACTCCGCTTATTATAGGTTCAAAACATGAAGTGGATTTATTTAAGAAGGTTATGGTTTCGTAG
- the kdsB gene encoding 3-deoxy-manno-octulosonate cytidylyltransferase encodes MNIAVLIPARLGSTRFPKKLLAKVKDKTIIEWTYLGVKNSKLANFNAVLTDSLEIKETIENIGGNAYLVEGTFSSGTDRIAHFIADKDYDIIVNVQGDEPLIDANMIDELINFFTEKKLQMATLAVKCNECADNVNDVKVVIDKNNFALYFSRSKIPYNANFYDNYLKHIGIYVYDKDTLLFLHNQKPTALELAEKLEQLRALDHSIKIGVLTSSGHFIGIDTKEDLQLFEQYVNSTKP; translated from the coding sequence ATGAATATAGCGGTTTTAATACCAGCAAGACTGGGTTCAACGCGTTTTCCAAAAAAACTCCTTGCCAAAGTTAAAGACAAAACTATTATTGAGTGGACGTATTTGGGCGTTAAGAATTCTAAACTAGCTAATTTTAACGCAGTTTTAACCGATTCTTTGGAAATAAAAGAAACTATAGAAAACATAGGAGGCAATGCCTACCTTGTAGAAGGAACCTTCTCAAGCGGTACAGATAGAATTGCTCACTTTATAGCAGATAAAGATTACGATATTATTGTCAATGTGCAAGGTGATGAGCCTTTAATAGATGCAAACATGATAGATGAGTTGATAAACTTTTTTACAGAAAAAAAACTACAAATGGCGACATTGGCTGTAAAATGCAACGAGTGCGCAGATAATGTAAACGATGTAAAAGTTGTTATTGATAAAAACAACTTTGCATTGTATTTTTCACGCTCTAAAATACCATATAACGCTAACTTCTACGATAATTATTTAAAACACATTGGTATTTATGTTTACGACAAAGATACCCTTCTTTTTTTACACAATCAAAAACCTACTGCTTTAGAGTTAGCCGAAAAATTGGAACAACTAAGAGCCCTGGATCATTCGATAAAAATTGGCGTACTTACCTCTTCTGGGCACTTTATTGGTATAGATACAAAAGAAGACTTGCAATTATTTGAGCAATACGTTAACTCTACGAAACCATAA
- the rfaE1 gene encoding D-glycero-beta-D-manno-heptose-7-phosphate kinase translates to MIEKINRLKIAVIGDVMLDHYIFGNVDRISPEAPVPVLNVKDEKFYLGGAANVAKNLRDLGVNVYLIGCIGKDESANTFKKLCENENINTKLIELNRITTKKTRIVAHSQQIVRVDRELKQPIDSKAKSEILKTLEKEHIDAIIISDYGKGVISAKLIEDLRNKFDKFISVDPKVNHTKMYKNVDLITPNLKETQDMSKVEIQNDNDLKKAAYEIIKNTKCKYLLVTQGENGMTLFSEKGLVCHEKALAKEVYDVTGAGDTVIAVSTMCFALGFEPIKAVKLSSIAASIVVGKRGTSSVKFEEIKEYL, encoded by the coding sequence ATGATCGAAAAAATAAACCGCTTAAAAATAGCTGTTATTGGTGATGTAATGCTTGATCACTATATATTTGGGAATGTTGATAGAATATCGCCTGAAGCGCCTGTACCAGTTTTAAATGTAAAAGATGAAAAATTTTATTTAGGCGGCGCTGCGAATGTTGCAAAAAACTTAAGAGATCTAGGTGTCAATGTATACTTAATTGGTTGTATTGGCAAGGACGAATCGGCAAACACTTTTAAAAAACTCTGCGAAAATGAAAACATTAATACAAAACTTATCGAGCTAAATCGTATTACAACGAAAAAAACCCGTATTGTAGCACACTCTCAACAAATTGTTAGGGTTGATAGAGAACTAAAACAGCCTATAGATTCCAAAGCAAAAAGCGAAATTTTAAAAACACTTGAAAAAGAACACATCGACGCAATTATTATATCTGATTATGGCAAAGGCGTAATTTCTGCTAAACTGATAGAAGACTTAAGGAATAAATTTGATAAATTCATAAGCGTAGACCCAAAAGTAAATCATACAAAAATGTATAAAAACGTGGATTTAATAACCCCAAACCTAAAAGAAACACAAGATATGAGCAAAGTAGAAATACAAAACGATAATGACTTAAAAAAAGCTGCGTATGAGATAATTAAAAATACAAAATGCAAGTATTTGCTTGTGACACAAGGTGAAAATGGTATGACACTTTTTTCAGAAAAAGGACTTGTTTGTCATGAAAAAGCTTTGGCTAAAGAAGTCTATGATGTAACAGGCGCTGGGGACACAGTCATTGCTGTTTCAACAATGTGCTTTGCTTTAGGTTTTGAACCTATAAAAGCAGTAAAGCTCTCAAGCATTGCCGCATCTATTGTTGTTGGAAAACGCGGTACATCAAGTGTTAAATTTGAAGAAATAAAGGAATATTTATGA
- a CDS encoding flagellar brake protein gives MEKEKVFAKNIKEIIDVGQNISLEIPSGDYRGVYYSYVYDEDDNHFYILLPTDSLGRAAFLRAGDSVTISCISKKNIRVGFETKVLQVIKDDKTLYKISKPTEFYKYEFRENFRVDVLINAKCYFYDHNQQLQTRQTRQTSILSLSASGAKISLNEYLELNKHIIIEFTLENQTFNLDATIVRRSEIDKSTFHYGLKFEDINQKDKDFLIRFCLKKQMEFLRMQRG, from the coding sequence ATGGAAAAAGAAAAAGTATTTGCAAAAAACATAAAAGAAATTATTGATGTAGGTCAAAATATTAGCTTAGAAATACCAAGCGGAGACTATAGAGGTGTTTACTACTCATATGTGTATGATGAAGATGACAATCATTTTTACATACTGCTTCCCACAGATTCTTTAGGCAGAGCAGCTTTTTTAAGGGCAGGTGATTCTGTAACAATAAGCTGTATATCAAAAAAAAATATAAGGGTAGGATTTGAAACAAAGGTTTTGCAGGTAATAAAAGACGATAAAACACTCTATAAAATAAGCAAGCCAACGGAATTTTACAAATATGAATTTAGAGAAAACTTTAGAGTGGATGTTTTGATTAATGCAAAATGTTACTTTTACGATCATAACCAACAACTACAAACAAGACAAACAAGACAAACAAGCATTCTAAGCCTAAGCGCATCTGGTGCTAAAATATCACTTAATGAGTATCTTGAGCTCAACAAGCATATTATTATTGAGTTTACATTAGAAAACCAAACGTTTAATTTAGATGCCACAATAGTGCGCAGATCAGAGATTGATAAATCAACCTTTCATTATGGATTAAAATTTGAAGATATTAACCAAAAAGACAAAGACTTTTTAATAAGATTTTGTTTAAAAAAACAAATGGAATTTTTGCGCATGCAAAGGGGATAA
- a CDS encoding HD domain-containing protein — protein sequence MNFSEFITEKLHQKKILFEHLRAINKKTKSGRSVLKIHSRWVDELIQEFYKNFSHNQQNCIIGLGGYGRNQLNPYSDIDLMILYTKLDNSIEELSKNLSDLLYKLGYDTSVTVRTLKDCYEFSKKDDTIKTSLMDSKYVCGSQKLFCHYGCVLKKIIEIDKTSYVKTKIESYQKRHTKYGNTVFVLEPNIKEGVGGLRDYHSVIWIYKAIFGTKNALDMKKQNLMTDFDYETLTSALYFLWRLRNAMHFVSNSKNDILYINLREAIANDMLFYPSSYFSAQERLMRKYYYYARKMQDICEKLINKTSAYVNENKNPIIFEIDSKTKAVNNFIEFFGEVDLNNILVLFYYSIHYCIPLSFETIHAINTANITSQKNDSLTFKLFRMIFSFPKPIYKQIYQMHKSNLLNKLIPEFGKIYCLSEYSMYHKYTVDEHSLQALYFLDELFNKRTDSAFIMRLQHIFLSLNERDLFLIRFAVLLHDIGKLKKQKHEILGAEMSLEISDRFGLGEQLKQDLYFLIKNHLLINRVISYQDIDDSKTVLNVLNIIKDKRVLNLLVLLTYADMNAVNDNVWSKWKEQLLETLYLKLIMSLEKKDQNELLLIDAKKKKKDIVKQIQENSMLKFLNSIPDNLIFDMDKQTILRLLKKFSQSQKEINFLIEQKDEYGRLFVFAKEKIGFINKIAGVMLCANASIILGKTYALDKNNTIVVFTTSNKNLDENYIMELFEKSEQNESFLDECAQKNSNKFLNRLEKTKIEMSIKRIEVEVDNNQSDIFSVVRIHAPDKLGLLYDITKVFKDLEIFIGSIIIDTKGEVAVDTFYVLSSNFKKIYDNKFIDLIKAKLYEILS from the coding sequence ATGAATTTTTCAGAATTCATAACTGAAAAATTACATCAAAAAAAAATCTTATTCGAACATCTCAGAGCGATAAATAAAAAAACAAAAAGTGGAAGGAGCGTATTAAAAATACACTCTAGGTGGGTTGATGAACTCATTCAAGAATTTTATAAGAATTTCTCACACAACCAGCAAAATTGCATAATTGGGCTTGGCGGTTATGGCAGGAATCAACTAAACCCCTACTCTGACATAGATCTAATGATATTATATACCAAACTTGATAATTCAATAGAAGAGTTATCAAAAAACCTATCTGACTTACTGTATAAATTAGGCTACGACACATCTGTTACGGTTAGAACACTGAAGGATTGTTATGAGTTTTCAAAAAAAGACGATACGATCAAAACATCATTAATGGATAGTAAATACGTATGTGGCAGTCAAAAGCTTTTTTGTCATTATGGGTGTGTGTTAAAAAAAATAATTGAGATAGATAAAACCTCTTATGTAAAAACAAAAATTGAATCTTACCAAAAACGACATACAAAGTATGGTAATACTGTGTTTGTCTTAGAGCCTAATATTAAAGAAGGTGTGGGTGGACTTAGAGATTACCACAGCGTAATATGGATTTATAAAGCTATATTTGGCACAAAAAATGCTTTGGATATGAAAAAACAAAACTTAATGACTGATTTTGATTACGAAACACTTACCTCAGCACTCTACTTTTTATGGCGATTAAGAAACGCTATGCATTTTGTATCCAACAGCAAAAACGACATACTGTATATAAATTTAAGGGAAGCCATTGCAAATGATATGCTTTTTTACCCATCTTCATATTTTAGCGCTCAAGAAAGATTAATGCGAAAATATTATTACTATGCTCGAAAAATGCAAGACATATGTGAAAAACTTATTAATAAGACTAGCGCCTACGTAAACGAAAACAAAAATCCTATAATTTTTGAAATAGATAGCAAAACAAAAGCGGTAAACAACTTTATAGAGTTTTTTGGAGAGGTAGACCTCAACAATATTTTAGTTTTGTTTTATTACAGTATTCACTACTGTATTCCGTTGTCATTTGAAACCATACACGCTATCAATACTGCAAATATAACAAGCCAAAAAAATGATAGCTTGACATTCAAATTATTTAGGATGATATTTTCTTTTCCAAAACCCATTTATAAACAGATCTATCAAATGCATAAATCAAACCTGTTAAATAAATTGATACCAGAATTCGGAAAAATATACTGCTTGAGCGAGTATAGTATGTACCATAAGTACACCGTGGATGAACACTCATTACAAGCCTTGTATTTTTTAGATGAGCTTTTTAACAAAAGAACCGATAGTGCTTTCATTATGAGGCTGCAGCATATTTTTTTATCACTCAATGAAAGAGATTTATTTCTTATCAGATTTGCAGTGCTTTTGCACGACATTGGCAAGTTAAAAAAACAAAAACACGAGATATTGGGTGCTGAAATGTCTCTGGAGATATCAGATAGGTTTGGCTTAGGAGAACAATTAAAACAAGACCTTTATTTTTTAATAAAAAACCATTTGCTTATAAATAGGGTTATTTCATATCAAGACATCGATGATTCTAAAACAGTACTAAATGTGCTAAATATAATAAAAGATAAAAGGGTGCTAAATTTGCTTGTATTGCTAACTTATGCTGATATGAATGCGGTAAATGATAATGTATGGAGCAAGTGGAAAGAGCAGCTTTTAGAAACATTGTACTTAAAACTAATAATGTCTCTTGAGAAAAAAGATCAAAATGAATTGCTTTTGATAGATGCAAAAAAGAAGAAAAAAGATATTGTAAAGCAAATTCAAGAGAACAGCATGTTGAAATTTTTAAATAGCATACCAGATAATTTAATATTTGATATGGACAAGCAAACAATACTTAGGCTTTTAAAAAAATTCTCTCAATCTCAAAAGGAGATAAATTTTTTAATCGAGCAAAAAGACGAATATGGCAGATTGTTTGTTTTTGCCAAAGAAAAAATAGGGTTTATAAATAAAATTGCAGGCGTTATGCTCTGTGCAAATGCAAGCATTATTTTGGGTAAAACTTACGCTTTAGACAAAAATAATACAATTGTTGTTTTCACAACAAGCAATAAAAATTTAGACGAAAATTACATTATGGAGTTGTTTGAAAAATCCGAACAAAATGAATCTTTTTTAGATGAATGCGCGCAAAAAAATTCAAATAAGTTCTTAAATAGATTAGAAAAAACAAAGATTGAAATGTCTATAAAGCGCATTGAAGTGGAAGTGGATAATAATCAAAGCGATATTTTCAGCGTTGTTAGAATCCATGCACCAGATAAGTTGGGACTTTTGTATGATATTACAAAAGTATTTAAAGACTTGGAAATTTTTATTGGTTCGATTATTATAGATACAAAAGGGGAAGTGGCAGTGGATACATTCTATGTTTTGTCATCTAACTTCAAAAAAATTTACGACAACAAATTCATTGATTTAATTAAAGCCAAACTTTATGAGATTCTATCGTAA
- a CDS encoding HAD family hydrolase: MKYKNIFFDLYGTLIDIKTDDYRPEIFYHLVNYLNYEGIRIEKEFFQSRFEENIKHQLAVSLEKYPDVDIKKAFFETILSFGYNTCDYILDTIMKIYRSLSLLEFKVFDDVHKVLSSLKKDFSLGLISDAQTLFLSKEISILSLDSYFSSITHSSVLGFRKPDERIFKIALDKHNAKANESIYIGDSIKRDIGSKKVGMTFILIKRGESIYDEEFSEADIVVNTLEEAQHFIRSNI, translated from the coding sequence ATGAAATACAAAAATATTTTTTTTGATCTATATGGCACGCTAATTGACATAAAAACTGATGATTATAGGCCAGAAATATTTTATCATCTAGTAAATTATCTTAATTATGAAGGCATAAGAATCGAGAAAGAATTTTTCCAATCAAGATTTGAAGAAAACATAAAACATCAATTGGCCGTTTCATTAGAAAAATATCCAGATGTAGACATAAAAAAAGCTTTTTTTGAGACAATTTTAAGCTTTGGGTACAATACATGTGATTATATTTTGGATACTATAATGAAAATATACAGAAGTTTAAGCTTATTAGAGTTTAAAGTTTTTGATGACGTACATAAAGTTCTCTCAAGTCTAAAAAAAGATTTTAGCTTAGGTTTAATATCAGACGCCCAAACGCTTTTTTTATCCAAAGAAATCAGCATCCTATCTTTAGATAGCTATTTTTCAAGTATTACACACTCAAGCGTGTTAGGGTTCAGAAAACCAGATGAGCGGATTTTTAAAATAGCGCTTGACAAACACAATGCAAAAGCAAACGAAAGTATCTATATAGGCGATAGTATAAAAAGGGATATAGGCTCAAAAAAAGTAGGCATGACATTTATCTTGATTAAACGCGGAGAGTCAATTTATGATGAAGAATTTAGCGAAGCGGATATTGTAGTTAATACACTTGAAGAAGCCCAACACTTTATTAGGTCAAATATATGA